Within Halonatronomonas betaini, the genomic segment AGTCGGTGATGGCCTCAGAGACGTACTAGACCCAAAAACTAAAGACTAAAGCTAAAAGCCAGAGCTTAACCGCTCTGGTTTTTTTATTAAACTTTTTAAATTTTTTTATCATTTCTCTTGAAAAATAAAAATAAATATGATATTCTCGTTTGTGTAACCGGTTACACAAACATATTTCACGATCATAAATTCTGAATCTTTTTATTATAAACTTGAAATGGTGATATTATGAAAATATCAATTAAAGATATAGCAGAAAAAGCTAATGTTTCAAAGGCAACTGTCTCCAGAGTCATTAATGATAAAGATAATGTTAGCGATGAAACCAGGGAAAAGATAAAAGAAATAATTAAAGAGCTTGGTTATTCTCCAGATGAAAGGGCTCGCAATCTATCTTTAGGTTTAAATAATAATATTGCTTTAATTGTTCCCTCTGATAACCCCTTATATATTAATATTATTAAAGAGATCAATACCAGGTTATTTGAAAATAATATGAGCCTGCTTTTCTATATTACAGATCATAATCCAGAATTAGAAGAAGACCTTATTGGTAAATTGAAAAATAAAAGTATTGGAGGCGTTATTTATGTAAAATCACCTGAAACAAACTTTAATAACATGAGTAATCTTAATAAGCTAGATGTTCCAGTAGTAATAGTTTCTGATGATGAGACAAATAATGAATATGATCATATTTATTATTCAGAAGAAAGGATCAGTTCAAAGTGTGTTGAAATACTTATAAAAGAGAACCATGAAGAAATCGCTTACTTATGTACTCCTTTAAAGTTAAATTATGAAAAGAAGAGGTATCAGGGCATAATTAATACATTACAGGAATTCGGAAAAGAGATTGATATGACAGACTTTTACTTTGTCAATGATATCACAATCGAAGAAAGTTGCTCTATAGCTAAAGAAATAATTGATAAAGATTATTATACTGCTATCTATACATCCAGTAACATATTAGCCATGGGGGTTTTAAAAGCTTATAAAGATAGAAATATGCCAGTAGAAGATAATATATCTCTAGTAAGTCATGGTGATTTAAGTTATTATAATAAGATCGGTTATAACATTACTACTGTATCGATTCCAGTACATGAAGTTTCAGAACTCGCAGTAGAGTTATTGCTTGAAAGAATTAAAAACCCTGAAGGTCAAAGAAAAAATATTGAACTTAATCTTGCTCCTGAATTAAAAGGCTCAGAAAAGTTAATAAAATCATAAAACCATAAAACCTTTTTAAGTTTAATTTTACAATACCCAGTATTTTTTTACTAAATAATGTAACCGGTTTCACATAAAAAGGAGGTAATCTCAATCAGTAATTTAGATTGGCTAGTAATTGTTTTTTTTATAGTATTTATAATCTGGCTAGGCGTTAAATTAGGCAAAAGCAATGAAACAAAGGATGACTATTTTAAAGGTGGGAGAACTTTTAAATGGTGGGCTATTGGCTTATCTGTAATAGCAACTCAGGTTAGCGCTGTAACCTTTATTGGTGCACCAGGTTGGGCTTACCAGGAAGGATTATTTTCAATAGTATTAAATCTTAATATTCCTTTAGTTATGTGGTTTATTGGAGGAGTTTTAGCTCCATTCTTTTACAATAGTGGAGTAACATCTGTTTATGAGTATTTAGAAGAAAGGTTTGGACCATTAACAAGAACCCTTATGTCTGTAGCCTTTATTTTTAAAATGATTATGGTTGTTGGAACACTAGTATATGCTCCAGCTTTAGTATTGTCTTCAATAACCATTTTGCCTCTTAATGCTACTATTGCTATAATGACAGTAATTTCAATTGCTTATACAATCCTGGGAGGAATTAAAGCTGTAATCTGGACTGATGTTATTCAGATGTTAATTCTCTGGGCAGGTTTAATACTCTCATTTATTATCGTAATTAGAACAGTACCTTATAATTTCATGGAGGTCATGAGTTTAGCCAGTGATGCTGGCAGGTTAAGTGCTCTAGACTTTAATCTTTCCCTCAGTACTCCTAATACTGTCTGGGCAGGTTTAATGGGTGGAACAATCCTCCACCTATCCTATTTTGGTGTCGATCAGGCACAGGTACAGAGGGTATTAACAGCTAAATCAATGAAGAATGTTAAATATTCTCTCTGGTTTAGCGGTGTAGTTGCTCTTTTCCAGATGTTTATCTTTTTACTTATGGGGTCAATCTTATATGTCTATTTTGAAGGCCAGGCATTTAGTAATCCAAATAATGTCTTTTTAGATTTTGCTATTAATAATTTACCCTCTGGAGTATTAGGACTTATTGTTGCTGCTATTTTTGCATCGGCTATGTCCAGTATCGATTCTGCTCTAAATTCTATATCTGCAGTATTTGTAAAAGATATCTATGAAAAATGGATTAATCCAGAAGCCAAAAGTAACGATTCACTTAGAGTATCAAGGATTATAACTCTTGTCTGGGGTATATTTATTGCCTTCTTTGCTTTTTTAGTCAGTAATACCGAACTTTCAATACTTGAAGCAATTAGTAAGTATGGCTCCTATATGCTAGGTTCAATGTTAGGTGTTTTTATTCTCGGCTTTTATACAAAAAAAGCAAATCAGATTGGAAGCTCTATCGGTCTAATTTCAGGAATTTTAGTCGTTGCACAGGTAGCCCAAAACACTGAAGTCTTCTGGATGTGGAATAATCTAATCGGAGTAACTGTTACTTTAGTTATTGGTTATTTAATTAGTCTTATAACTGGAGGTGAAGAAAAAGAAATAGGTAAATTAACTATTAAAGGACAAAAACAATACTTTGAAGAAGAAAATTTAGAAGAATCTAAGGATAATATCTATATCATGCCAGGAAAATTTGAAAAAGCATCCTATGCACTTTTAGCTTATTTTGTAATAGCATTTATACTGCTATATCTATTAGGTGCTTAAAGTAAATATTATTGGAGGGATATCATGAGCAAAAAAAAATCTAATAAAATAAAAGAAACTAAAAAAGAGCCTGAAAAAGAGTCTAATAAAATTAAAAGTAAAGATAGGAGTGAAAACATGAATCAAGATAATATTGTATTTTATGGCGATAGCTCAAAGGTTAATGCAGTTGATGACTTTGATTATAATGATCATATAAAGAGAGGTAAAAGTTCTCAGAATTTAAAAGGCTTCGATGATAGATATAATGATTTTGTTGATTATATTTTAACAATAACTCATAATATCTGGGAGGAAAAAGGTATCGGGATCATTTATGACACTTATCATAATAATGTAATAATGCATACAGGCTCAAACCATATTAAGGGCATCCAATCAGTAATCTCTGGAACCCTGCAGACCTTACATTCATTTCCTGATAGAAAGCTAATAGGTCAAAATGTTATCTGGTCCAAAGATAAAAAAGATGGATATCTATCATCACATAGAATTATGTCAACTGCTACAAACTTAAGAGATAGCAATTTCGGTCCAGCAACCAATAAAAAAGTTAACTTCAGAACAGCTGTTGACTGCGCTGCTAAAAACAATAGAATTTATGAAGAATGGCTTGTAAGAGACAATCTCTGGATTATAAAACAACTTGGATTCGATCCCCATGAAGTTGCAAAAGCCCTGGCAGATAAAGAAAGACAAAGCGATAATTTCCAGGACAACTTTGGAATTGACGAATCTGTAGATGGTCAACTATTCCCTGAGAGATATGAAGCTAATGATGAATCAGTTGGAGAATTTATGAAAGAGATGCTTAATAGAATTTATAAATGCAAATTATTTAATCAGGTAAAAGATTATTATGCTGAAAATGCAGTTATCCATTATATCTGCAATAAAGATCTGTCTGGTTATGACCAAATCCAGGGTATGCTGGTAAGCCTATTTGCATCTTTTCCTTCTGCTAATTATAGTATTGATAGAATTACCTGTAATCAAAAAGGTGATGAAAATGAGTGGGATGTAGCAGTTAGATGGAAATTAAGAGGCTTAAATGAAGGCAGAGGCTTTTTTGGAGAACCAACTGGTGAACCAGTTGAAATCCTTGGTATCTCACACTTTCATGTAAAAAATAATA encodes:
- a CDS encoding ester cyclase, with the translated sequence MSKKKSNKIKETKKEPEKESNKIKSKDRSENMNQDNIVFYGDSSKVNAVDDFDYNDHIKRGKSSQNLKGFDDRYNDFVDYILTITHNIWEEKGIGIIYDTYHNNVIMHTGSNHIKGIQSVISGTLQTLHSFPDRKLIGQNVIWSKDKKDGYLSSHRIMSTATNLRDSNFGPATNKKVNFRTAVDCAAKNNRIYEEWLVRDNLWIIKQLGFDPHEVAKALADKERQSDNFQDNFGIDESVDGQLFPERYEANDESVGEFMKEMLNRIYKCKLFNQVKDYYAENAVIHYICNKDLSGYDQIQGMLVSLFASFPSANYSIDRITCNQKGDENEWDVAVRWKLRGLNEGRGFFGEPTGEPVEILGISHFHVKNNKVLEEWVTFDGLDVLKQIYLNKEDKTTDLDSEE
- a CDS encoding LacI family DNA-binding transcriptional regulator → MKISIKDIAEKANVSKATVSRVINDKDNVSDETREKIKEIIKELGYSPDERARNLSLGLNNNIALIVPSDNPLYINIIKEINTRLFENNMSLLFYITDHNPELEEDLIGKLKNKSIGGVIYVKSPETNFNNMSNLNKLDVPVVIVSDDETNNEYDHIYYSEERISSKCVEILIKENHEEIAYLCTPLKLNYEKKRYQGIINTLQEFGKEIDMTDFYFVNDITIEESCSIAKEIIDKDYYTAIYTSSNILAMGVLKAYKDRNMPVEDNISLVSHGDLSYYNKIGYNITTVSIPVHEVSELAVELLLERIKNPEGQRKNIELNLAPELKGSEKLIKS
- a CDS encoding sodium:solute symporter family transporter is translated as MWLGVKLGKSNETKDDYFKGGRTFKWWAIGLSVIATQVSAVTFIGAPGWAYQEGLFSIVLNLNIPLVMWFIGGVLAPFFYNSGVTSVYEYLEERFGPLTRTLMSVAFIFKMIMVVGTLVYAPALVLSSITILPLNATIAIMTVISIAYTILGGIKAVIWTDVIQMLILWAGLILSFIIVIRTVPYNFMEVMSLASDAGRLSALDFNLSLSTPNTVWAGLMGGTILHLSYFGVDQAQVQRVLTAKSMKNVKYSLWFSGVVALFQMFIFLLMGSILYVYFEGQAFSNPNNVFLDFAINNLPSGVLGLIVAAIFASAMSSIDSALNSISAVFVKDIYEKWINPEAKSNDSLRVSRIITLVWGIFIAFFAFLVSNTELSILEAISKYGSYMLGSMLGVFILGFYTKKANQIGSSIGLISGILVVAQVAQNTEVFWMWNNLIGVTVTLVIGYLISLITGGEEKEIGKLTIKGQKQYFEEENLEESKDNIYIMPGKFEKASYALLAYFVIAFILLYLLGA